The Pseudomonas kermanshahensis genome includes a window with the following:
- the lolB gene encoding lipoprotein insertase outer membrane protein LolB, with protein sequence MFLRHFITFTLIALLAGCAGFGSREALQGQGDPQQWRQHKAQLSTLDGWQINGKVGIRAPRDSGSGTLFWLQRQDYYDIRLAGPLGRGAARLTGRPGGVVLEVANQGRYEATSPEALLEEQLGWQLPVSHLVWWVRGLPAPDSKSKLTLDGDSRLASLDQDGWQVQYLSYTEQNGYWLPERLKLHGKDLDVTLVVKDWQPRQLGH encoded by the coding sequence ATGTTCCTGCGCCATTTCATCACCTTCACCCTGATCGCCCTGCTCGCGGGCTGTGCTGGCTTCGGTAGCCGCGAAGCCCTGCAGGGCCAAGGCGACCCGCAGCAGTGGCGCCAGCACAAGGCGCAACTCAGCACCCTGGATGGCTGGCAGATCAACGGCAAGGTCGGCATCCGCGCCCCGCGCGATTCCGGCAGCGGCACGTTGTTCTGGCTGCAACGCCAGGACTATTACGACATCCGCCTGGCAGGCCCATTGGGCCGTGGCGCCGCCCGCCTGACCGGCCGCCCCGGTGGCGTGGTGCTGGAAGTGGCCAACCAGGGCCGCTACGAAGCGACCAGCCCCGAGGCCCTGCTGGAAGAACAACTGGGCTGGCAATTGCCGGTTTCGCACTTGGTCTGGTGGGTGCGTGGCCTGCCCGCGCCCGACAGCAAGAGCAAGCTGACCCTGGACGGCGACAGCCGCCTGGCCAGCCTCGATCAGGATGGCTGGCAGGTCCAGTACCTGAGCTATACCGAGCAGAATGGCTACTGGCTGCCCGAGCGCCTGAAACTGCACGGCAAGGACCTCGACGTGACCCTGGTGGTCAAGGATTGGCAGCCACGCCAGCTGGGGCACTGA
- a CDS encoding tetratricopeptide repeat protein encodes MNRPYALLLAFALLQGCQSLAPQKAEPPVAEAGTGEAEKTVVYGSFKQDTLYSLLVAELAGQRNRFDIALANYTDQAEKTQDPGVSERAYRIAEYLGADEPALDNALVWARNDPDNLDAQRAAAIQLARAGRYDDAMVYMEKVLQGQGDTHFDFLALSAAETDQSTRDGLLQSFERLLVKYPDNGQLVFGKALLLNQDGKTEEALELLEAHPPQDGEIAPVLLRARLLQALDRGKEALPLLRGAIRDNPDDKRLRLTYARTLVEQDRMADAKSEFISLVQQYPEDDELRYSLALVCLENKDWDEAEGYLQELIERDSNVDAAHLNLGRIREERHDPEAALREYALVGPGPDYLPAQLRQADILIANGRGSEASRLLAEAREAQPDVAVQLYLIESESYSNNNKDAQANQVLQQAIQRYPDDLNLLYTRAMLAEKRDDLPQMEKDLRAIIAREPENAMALNALGYTLADRTTRYAEAKALIDKAHQLTPDDPAVLDSLGWVAYRQGKLDEAEGYLRQALARFPDHEVAAHLGEVLWANGKRREARQVWAKAFEAQPDSPILRKTVLRLTGSETL; translated from the coding sequence ATGAACAGACCCTACGCACTGCTGCTTGCCTTCGCCCTGCTCCAGGGTTGCCAGAGCCTGGCCCCGCAAAAAGCCGAGCCTCCCGTTGCCGAGGCGGGCACAGGCGAGGCCGAAAAAACCGTGGTGTACGGTTCGTTCAAGCAAGACACCCTTTATAGCCTGCTGGTCGCGGAGCTGGCCGGCCAGCGCAACCGCTTCGACATCGCCCTGGCCAACTACACCGACCAGGCCGAAAAGACCCAGGACCCTGGCGTCTCCGAGCGTGCCTACCGTATCGCCGAATACCTCGGCGCCGACGAGCCGGCCTTGGACAACGCCCTGGTCTGGGCCCGCAACGACCCGGACAACCTCGACGCCCAACGCGCCGCCGCCATCCAGTTGGCCCGTGCCGGGCGCTACGACGATGCCATGGTGTACATGGAGAAAGTCCTGCAGGGCCAGGGCGATACCCATTTCGACTTCCTCGCCCTGTCCGCCGCCGAGACCGACCAGAGCACCCGCGACGGCTTGCTGCAGAGCTTCGAACGCCTGCTGGTCAAATACCCGGACAACGGCCAACTGGTGTTCGGCAAGGCGCTGCTGCTGAACCAGGACGGCAAGACCGAAGAAGCGCTTGAGCTGCTCGAGGCGCACCCGCCGCAAGACGGCGAGATCGCACCGGTCCTGCTGCGCGCCCGGCTGCTCCAGGCCCTGGACCGCGGCAAAGAGGCCCTGCCCTTGTTGCGCGGTGCGATCCGCGACAACCCGGATGACAAACGCCTGCGCCTGACCTACGCCCGTACCCTGGTCGAGCAGGACCGCATGGCCGATGCCAAAAGCGAGTTCATCAGCTTGGTCCAGCAGTACCCCGAGGACGACGAGCTGCGTTACTCCCTAGCCCTGGTATGCCTTGAAAACAAAGACTGGGATGAGGCCGAAGGCTACCTGCAGGAGCTGATCGAGCGTGACAGCAACGTCGATGCCGCCCACCTGAACCTGGGCCGCATCCGCGAAGAGCGCCACGACCCTGAAGCCGCCTTGCGCGAATACGCCTTGGTCGGCCCCGGCCCCGACTACCTGCCGGCGCAACTGCGCCAGGCCGACATCCTGATTGCCAACGGCCGCGGCAGCGAGGCCTCGCGCCTGCTCGCCGAAGCCCGCGAGGCGCAGCCGGACGTCGCTGTGCAGCTGTACCTGATCGAATCGGAGAGCTACAGCAACAACAACAAGGATGCCCAGGCCAACCAGGTGCTGCAGCAGGCCATCCAACGCTACCCGGACGACCTCAACCTGCTGTACACCCGCGCCATGCTGGCCGAAAAGCGTGACGACCTGCCGCAGATGGAAAAAGACCTGCGCGCCATCATCGCCCGCGAACCCGAAAACGCCATGGCGCTGAACGCCCTGGGTTACACCCTGGCCGACCGCACCACCCGCTACGCCGAAGCCAAGGCGCTGATCGACAAAGCCCACCAGCTGACGCCGGACGACCCGGCCGTGCTCGACAGCCTGGGCTGGGTCGCTTACCGCCAGGGCAAACTCGACGAAGCCGAAGGCTACCTGCGCCAGGCCCTGGCGCGCTTCCCCGACCATGAAGTGGCCGCTCACCTGGGCGAAGTCCTGTGGGCCAACGGCAAGCGCCGTGAAGCCCGCCAGGTCTGGGCCAAGGCCTTCGAAGCCCAACCCGACAGCCCTATCCTGCGCAAGACCGTACTGCGCCTGACCGGATCAGAGACCCTTTAA
- the hemA gene encoding glutamyl-tRNA reductase, whose amino-acid sequence MAFLALGINHKTASVDVRERVAFTPEQLVDALQQLCRLTASREAAILSTCNRSELYIEQDHLSADAVLHWLADYHRLSLDELRASAYIHEEHDAVRHMMRVASGLDSLVLGEPQILGQMKSAYAVAREAGTVGPLLGRLFQATFSAAKQVRTDTAIGENPVSVAFAAVSLARQIFSDLGRSQALLIGAGETITLVARHLHEQGVRRIVVANRTLERASTLAEQFGAHAVLLADIPQELANSDIVISSTASQLPILGKGAVESALKQRRHKPIFMVDIAVPRDIEPEVGELDDVYLYTVDDLHDVVAENLKSRQGAAQAAEELVSVGAEDFMVRLRELAAVDVLKAYRQQSERLRDEELQKAQRLLANGGNPEDVLAQLARGLTNKLLHAPSVQLKKLSAEGRLDALAMAQELFALNEGSTDKSSQ is encoded by the coding sequence ATGGCCTTTCTTGCACTTGGTATCAACCATAAGACTGCCTCGGTAGACGTACGCGAGCGCGTGGCGTTTACCCCAGAGCAGCTGGTGGACGCCCTGCAGCAGCTCTGCCGACTGACCGCCAGCCGTGAAGCGGCGATCCTGTCGACTTGCAACCGTAGCGAGCTTTATATAGAGCAGGACCACTTGTCTGCCGACGCGGTGCTGCATTGGCTGGCCGATTATCACCGCCTGAGCCTGGATGAACTGCGCGCCAGCGCCTACATCCATGAAGAGCACGACGCTGTGCGGCACATGATGCGGGTGGCCTCGGGCCTCGACTCGCTGGTGCTTGGCGAGCCGCAGATTCTCGGCCAGATGAAGTCCGCCTACGCCGTGGCGCGTGAGGCCGGCACTGTCGGCCCGCTGCTCGGGCGCCTGTTCCAGGCCACCTTCAGTGCCGCCAAGCAGGTGCGCACCGACACCGCGATCGGCGAGAACCCGGTCTCGGTGGCGTTCGCCGCAGTGAGCCTGGCGCGGCAGATCTTCAGTGACCTGGGCCGCAGCCAGGCGCTGCTGATTGGCGCCGGCGAGACCATCACCCTGGTCGCCCGCCACCTCCACGAGCAAGGCGTGCGGCGTATCGTCGTGGCCAACCGGACCCTGGAGCGCGCCAGTACCCTGGCCGAGCAGTTTGGCGCCCATGCCGTGCTGCTGGCCGACATCCCGCAAGAGCTGGCCAACAGCGACATCGTCATCAGCTCCACCGCCAGCCAGTTGCCGATCCTCGGCAAGGGCGCGGTCGAGAGCGCGCTGAAGCAACGCCGGCACAAGCCGATCTTCATGGTCGACATCGCCGTCCCGCGTGACATCGAGCCCGAAGTCGGCGAACTCGACGACGTTTACCTCTACACCGTCGATGACCTGCACGATGTGGTCGCAGAAAACCTCAAGAGCCGCCAGGGCGCTGCCCAGGCCGCCGAAGAGCTGGTGTCGGTGGGCGCCGAAGACTTTATGGTGCGCCTGCGCGAGCTGGCTGCGGTGGACGTGCTCAAGGCCTACCGCCAGCAAAGCGAGCGGCTGCGTGATGAAGAACTGCAAAAAGCCCAGCGTCTGCTGGCCAACGGCGGCAACCCCGAAGACGTGCTGGCCCAACTGGCCCGGGGCCTGACCAACAAACTCCTGCACGCCCCCAGCGTGCAGCTGAAAAAGCTCTCGGCCGAGGGCCGCCTCGATGCGCTGGCCATGGCCCAGGAACTCTTTGCCCTCAACGAGGGCTCGACGGACAAATCCTCGCAATGA
- the prfA gene encoding peptide chain release factor 1, whose amino-acid sequence MKASLLNKLDIIQDRFEELTALLGDAEVISDQTRFRAYSREYAEVEPVYAAYQAWRKVQDDLEGAQALLKDSDPDMREMAVEEVREAKEQLLTLEAQLQRMLLPKDPNDGRNVFLEIRAGTGGDEAAIFSGDLFRMYSRYAEKRGWRLEILSENEGEHGGYKEIIARVEGESVYGKLKFESGAHRVQRVPETESQGRIHTSACTVAVLPEPDEQAAIEINPADLRVDTYRASGAGGQHINKTDSAVRITHLPTGMVVECQEERSQHKNRARAMSWLSAKLNDMQTSAAQNAIASERKLLVGSGDRSERIRTYNYPQGRVTDHRINLTLYSLDDILAGGVDAVIEPLLAEYQADQLAALGD is encoded by the coding sequence ATGAAAGCGTCGCTGCTGAACAAACTGGATATCATCCAGGACCGCTTCGAAGAACTGACCGCACTGCTCGGTGACGCTGAAGTCATCTCCGACCAGACGCGTTTCCGCGCCTATTCCCGCGAATACGCCGAAGTCGAGCCGGTCTACGCTGCCTATCAAGCGTGGCGCAAAGTCCAGGACGACCTCGAAGGCGCCCAGGCGCTGCTCAAGGACAGCGACCCGGACATGCGTGAAATGGCCGTGGAAGAAGTGCGCGAAGCCAAGGAGCAATTGCTGACGCTGGAAGCCCAGCTGCAACGCATGCTGCTGCCCAAGGACCCTAACGATGGGCGCAACGTGTTCCTCGAAATCCGCGCCGGCACCGGTGGCGACGAGGCGGCGATCTTTTCGGGCGACTTGTTCCGCATGTATTCGCGCTATGCCGAGAAGCGTGGCTGGCGCTTGGAGATTCTTTCCGAGAACGAAGGCGAACACGGCGGCTACAAGGAAATCATTGCCCGCGTCGAAGGCGAAAGCGTGTACGGCAAGCTCAAGTTCGAATCGGGCGCACACCGGGTGCAGCGCGTGCCGGAAACTGAGTCCCAAGGCCGTATCCACACCTCGGCGTGCACCGTGGCGGTGCTGCCCGAGCCCGACGAGCAGGCCGCGATCGAAATCAACCCGGCCGATTTGCGCGTGGACACCTACCGCGCCTCCGGCGCCGGCGGCCAGCACATCAACAAGACCGACTCGGCCGTGCGCATCACCCACTTGCCCACCGGTATGGTGGTCGAGTGCCAGGAAGAACGTTCGCAGCACAAAAACCGCGCCCGCGCCATGTCCTGGCTGTCGGCCAAGCTCAACGACATGCAGACCAGCGCCGCACAGAACGCCATTGCCAGTGAGCGCAAGCTGCTGGTGGGCTCCGGTGACCGCTCCGAGCGTATCCGCACCTACAATTATCCACAGGGCCGGGTCACCGATCACCGCATCAACCTGACCTTGTATTCGCTGGACGACATCCTCGCCGGTGGCGTAGACGCCGTGATCGAACCGCTGTTGGCCGAATACCAGGCCGATCAACTGGCCGCCTTGGGGGACTGA
- the prmC gene encoding peptide chain release factor N(5)-glutamine methyltransferase — protein MTIIASLLRNAQLPESPTERLDAELLLAAAIGKSRSYLHTWPERIVSSEAADTYAGYLQRRRSGEPVAYILGQQGFWNIDLEVAPHTLIPRPDTELLVETALELQPATPAKVLDLGTGTGAIALALAGDRPAWQVTAVDRVEEAVALAERNRQRLGLANVQVRVSHWFDGLGDARFDLIVSNPPYIASEDPHLVAGDVRFEPSSALVAGTDGLDDLRVIAAQAPRHLLPGGWLLLEHGYDQAAAVRALLAEHGFSEVASRTDLGRHERITLGRLPC, from the coding sequence ATGACCATCATCGCCAGCTTGCTGCGCAACGCGCAGTTGCCCGAATCGCCCACCGAGCGGCTGGATGCCGAACTGTTGCTGGCTGCGGCCATCGGCAAGTCGCGCAGCTACCTGCATACCTGGCCCGAGCGCATCGTCAGCAGCGAAGCGGCCGACACCTACGCCGGTTACCTGCAGCGCCGCCGTAGTGGCGAGCCGGTCGCCTATATCCTCGGGCAGCAAGGGTTCTGGAACATCGACCTGGAAGTGGCGCCGCATACACTGATCCCGCGTCCGGACACCGAGCTGCTGGTCGAAACTGCCCTTGAGCTTCAGCCAGCAACCCCGGCCAAGGTGCTCGACCTGGGCACCGGGACTGGGGCCATTGCCCTGGCGTTGGCCGGCGATCGCCCGGCCTGGCAGGTGACGGCGGTAGACCGGGTGGAGGAGGCGGTCGCGTTGGCCGAGCGTAATCGCCAACGCCTGGGGCTCGCTAACGTCCAAGTGCGTGTCAGCCACTGGTTCGATGGCCTGGGCGATGCGCGCTTTGACCTGATTGTCAGCAACCCGCCGTACATCGCCAGTGAAGACCCGCACCTGGTCGCCGGCGACGTGCGCTTCGAACCCAGCAGCGCGCTGGTGGCGGGCACCGATGGCCTGGACGACCTGCGGGTGATTGCCGCCCAGGCGCCACGTCACCTGCTGCCAGGTGGCTGGTTGTTGTTGGAGCACGGCTACGATCAGGCCGCAGCGGTGCGTGCCTTGCTGGCTGAACACGGCTTTAGCGAGGTGGCCAGCCGCACGGACCTGGGCCGCCATGAACGCATTACCCTGGGGCGCCTGCCATGCTGA
- a CDS encoding molybdopterin-synthase adenylyltransferase MoeB, producing MLTDQELLRYSRQVLLAQIDIDGQLRLKQSKALIVGLGGLGSPVALYLAAAGVGELHLADFDTVDLTNLQRQVIHDSASVGMSKVDSALQRLEAINPEISLVAHRQALDEDSLAAAVAAVDLVLDCSDNFSTREAVNAACVAAGKPLVSGAAIRLEGQLSVFDPRRDYSPCYHCLYGHGSEAELTCSEAGVIGPLVGLVGSLQALEAMKLLAGFGEPLVGRLLLIDALGTRIRELRVKRDPACAVCGKRDG from the coding sequence ATGCTGACTGATCAGGAACTGTTGCGCTACAGCCGGCAGGTCTTGCTGGCGCAGATCGATATCGACGGCCAACTGCGGCTCAAGCAGAGCAAGGCCCTGATCGTCGGCCTCGGTGGCTTGGGCTCGCCTGTCGCGCTTTACCTGGCTGCGGCGGGCGTGGGTGAGCTGCACCTGGCGGACTTCGACACCGTTGACCTGACCAACCTGCAACGCCAGGTGATCCACGACAGCGCCAGCGTCGGCATGAGCAAGGTGGACTCGGCGCTGCAGCGCCTGGAGGCGATCAACCCAGAGATCAGCCTGGTCGCTCATCGCCAGGCGTTGGACGAGGACTCGCTGGCCGCTGCGGTGGCGGCGGTCGACCTGGTGCTGGACTGCTCCGACAACTTTTCTACCCGCGAGGCGGTCAACGCTGCGTGCGTTGCTGCCGGTAAACCGCTGGTCAGTGGCGCGGCGATCCGCCTCGAAGGCCAGCTGTCGGTGTTCGACCCGCGGCGTGACTACAGCCCTTGCTACCACTGCCTGTATGGCCATGGCAGCGAGGCTGAACTGACCTGCAGCGAAGCCGGTGTAATCGGCCCGCTGGTGGGGCTGGTAGGTAGCCTGCAGGCCCTGGAAGCCATGAAACTCTTGGCGGGGTTTGGCGAGCCGCTGGTGGGCCGCCTATTGCTGATCGATGCCCTCGGCACGCGCATTCGTGAGCTGCGGGTCAAGCGCGACCCGGCTTGCGCGGTCTGTGGCAAGCGCGATGGCTGA
- the murI gene encoding glutamate racemase, translated as MAERSAPIGVMDSGVGGLSVLAEIQRLLPNESLLYVADCGHVPYGEKSADYIRQRCRRIAEFFQQQGAKAFVLACNTATVAAVADLRELYPQWPLVGMEPAVKPAAAATRSGVVGVLATTGTLQSAKFAALLDRFASDVRVVTQPCPGLVERIETGDLSSPALRQLLLGYVQPLLAAGCDTLILGCTHYPFLRPLLADMVPADVAIIDTGAAVARQLQRLLGASDLLAEGPAVGTRFWTSADPQSLRKILPLLWQKSDSVQRFTL; from the coding sequence ATGGCTGAGCGTTCGGCGCCGATTGGCGTAATGGATTCGGGGGTCGGCGGTTTGTCGGTACTGGCCGAGATCCAGCGCCTGCTGCCTAACGAATCACTGCTGTATGTGGCCGATTGCGGGCACGTGCCTTACGGTGAAAAGTCGGCGGATTACATCCGCCAGCGCTGCCGGCGTATTGCCGAGTTCTTCCAGCAGCAGGGCGCCAAGGCCTTTGTCTTGGCCTGTAATACCGCGACAGTGGCGGCCGTTGCCGACCTGCGTGAGCTGTACCCGCAATGGCCGCTGGTGGGCATGGAGCCAGCGGTAAAGCCGGCTGCTGCAGCCACCCGCTCCGGTGTAGTCGGCGTGCTGGCCACGACCGGCACCTTGCAGAGCGCCAAGTTTGCGGCGTTGCTCGACCGCTTCGCCAGCGATGTGCGCGTGGTCACCCAGCCTTGCCCCGGCCTGGTCGAGCGGATCGAAACCGGCGACCTGAGCAGCCCGGCCTTGCGCCAGTTGTTGCTCGGCTACGTGCAGCCGCTGCTGGCGGCTGGCTGCGACACGCTGATCCTGGGTTGCACGCATTACCCCTTCCTGCGCCCGCTGCTGGCCGACATGGTGCCGGCGGACGTGGCCATCATCGATACCGGCGCCGCCGTGGCGCGTCAATTGCAGCGTCTGCTGGGCGCCAGCGACCTGCTGGCTGAGGGCCCGGCAGTGGGCACCCGCTTCTGGACCAGTGCCGACCCACAATCCCTGAGAAAAATCCTACCGTTGCTGTGGCAGAAGTCCGACAGTGTGCAACGCTTTACGTTGTGA
- a CDS encoding acyloxyacyl hydrolase produces the protein MRKLLGLAAAAVFTLGQAVSAQAADVSFSVGQTGDSTMVYRLGLQSNWDASWWQTSVGRLTGYWDGAYTYWDGDKTASNHSLSFAPVFVYEFAGDSVKPYIEAGIGVAAFSSTELESNELGSAFQFEDRIGFGLRFAGGHEIGVRAIHYSNAGIKQPNDGVESYSLHYRMAL, from the coding sequence ATGAGGAAACTGCTCGGCTTGGCGGCGGCTGCCGTCTTTACCTTGGGGCAAGCAGTGTCGGCGCAGGCGGCTGATGTTTCATTTTCGGTGGGGCAGACGGGTGACTCGACCATGGTCTACCGGCTGGGCCTGCAATCGAACTGGGACGCGAGCTGGTGGCAGACCAGCGTTGGCCGCCTGACCGGGTATTGGGATGGGGCTTACACCTACTGGGATGGCGACAAGACGGCGAGCAACCACAGCCTGTCGTTCGCACCGGTATTCGTTTATGAGTTTGCGGGGGATTCGGTAAAGCCCTATATCGAGGCCGGGATTGGCGTCGCGGCCTTTTCCAGCACCGAGCTTGAAAGCAATGAGCTGGGCTCGGCGTTCCAATTCGAAGACCGAATCGGTTTTGGTCTGCGCTTTGCGGGCGGGCATGAAATTGGTGTACGGGCCATTCACTATTCCAATGCTGGCATCAAGCAACCTAACGACGGCGTAGAGAGCTACAGCCTGCATTACCGCATGGCACTCTAA
- a CDS encoding SDR family NAD(P)-dependent oxidoreductase, producing the protein MNSTRSFWVTGASNGLGLALVERLLEQGHRVAASARECEALDTLGERFAPQLVRLPGELQVLEQADASSTLLLDAWGSLDCLIINAGTSDYLADDVADDELFEAIASSNLVASERCLASALPLLTKGDAPQVMAILNRYSASQLFAPTQVASGLNSTAQWFREQRQVLEKLQISLTVVGPQSLKTPVTTAQAIPEAWTPQSAAEELLRRLPQREPELVLETLDLSSLWPLRP; encoded by the coding sequence GTGAACAGTACTCGCAGTTTCTGGGTAACAGGGGCCAGTAACGGATTAGGGCTGGCTTTGGTAGAGCGGCTGCTCGAGCAAGGGCATCGGGTGGCCGCCAGTGCCAGGGAATGCGAAGCACTGGATACACTGGGCGAACGTTTCGCCCCGCAGTTGGTGCGGCTGCCGGGGGAGTTGCAGGTACTGGAACAGGCCGATGCATCCAGCACATTGTTGCTGGATGCTTGGGGTTCGCTGGATTGCCTGATCATCAATGCCGGCACCAGTGATTACCTGGCCGACGACGTGGCCGATGACGAGCTGTTCGAGGCCATCGCCAGCAGCAACCTGGTGGCCAGCGAACGTTGCCTGGCCAGTGCCTTGCCGCTACTGACGAAGGGTGATGCACCTCAGGTAATGGCCATCCTCAATCGCTACTCGGCCTCGCAGCTGTTTGCACCCACCCAGGTTGCCAGCGGCTTGAACAGCACTGCCCAGTGGTTTCGCGAGCAACGTCAGGTACTGGAAAAGCTGCAGATCAGCTTGACAGTAGTGGGGCCGCAATCGTTGAAGACACCCGTGACAACAGCGCAAGCGATACCCGAGGCGTGGACGCCGCAGAGTGCTGCCGAAGAACTGTTGCGGCGGTTACCGCAACGCGAGCCGGAATTGGTGCTGGAGACGCTGGACCTGAGCAGCTTGTGGCCACTACGGCCCTGA
- the phrB gene encoding deoxyribodipyrimidine photo-lyase, with translation MQLIWLRSDLRIDDNTALSAACERGPTLALWLVSPGQWQAHDDAACKVDFWLRNLRTLRQSLEALNIPLLIRTVDTWDQAPQAVLDACRQHRVEGVHWNEEYGINEERRDQATRALLEQSAIQAHSYLDQLFFRPGTVLTRSGDYFQVFSQFKKNCLEHLHRSLPALAPRVKPQSPLKIASDPIPEQIEGFDTPPRTLSDHWPAGEAEAQSRLTRFLDEAVEDYHSLRDLPAKPGTSQLSAYLAAGVISPRQCLHGALACNRGEFDSGSTGVQTWINELLWREFYKHILTGYPQVSRHRAFRTHTEALPWRDAPEDLAAWEQGRTGFPIIDAAMRQLLDTGWMHNRLRMIVAMFLSKNLLIDWRKGERHFMRHLIDGDLAANNGGWQWSASTGTDAVPYFRIFNPVSQSQRFDPQGRFIRHWVPELQALDEKAIHQPVKAADLFAPNSYHNPIVDLGSSRQRALEAFKGLPRRQDQGAVS, from the coding sequence ATGCAACTGATCTGGCTGCGCAGTGACCTGCGCATCGACGACAACACCGCCTTGAGCGCAGCCTGCGAACGCGGCCCGACCCTTGCCCTGTGGCTGGTCAGCCCCGGCCAGTGGCAGGCGCATGACGACGCCGCCTGCAAAGTCGACTTTTGGCTGCGCAACCTGCGCACGCTGCGTCAGTCGCTGGAGGCCCTCAACATCCCGTTGCTGATCCGCACCGTCGATACGTGGGATCAGGCGCCACAGGCCGTGTTGGACGCCTGCCGTCAGCACCGGGTCGAGGGCGTGCACTGGAACGAGGAGTACGGCATCAACGAAGAGCGCCGCGACCAGGCTACGCGGGCACTGCTGGAACAGTCAGCCATCCAGGCGCACAGCTACCTCGACCAGTTGTTCTTCCGCCCAGGCACGGTCCTCACTCGCAGTGGTGACTACTTCCAGGTCTTCAGCCAATTCAAGAAAAACTGCCTCGAACACTTGCACCGCAGCCTCCCGGCGTTAGCCCCTCGGGTTAAACCGCAGTCGCCCCTGAAGATCGCCAGCGACCCCATACCCGAGCAAATAGAGGGCTTCGACACACCGCCGCGCACCTTGAGCGACCACTGGCCAGCAGGGGAAGCCGAGGCGCAGAGCCGCCTGACGCGCTTTCTGGATGAAGCAGTGGAGGACTACCACTCCTTGCGCGACCTCCCCGCCAAGCCGGGCACCAGCCAGCTCTCGGCTTATCTGGCCGCTGGGGTAATCTCGCCCCGGCAATGCCTGCACGGCGCCCTGGCGTGCAACCGGGGCGAGTTCGACAGCGGCAGCACGGGCGTCCAAACCTGGATTAACGAGCTGCTGTGGCGGGAGTTCTACAAGCACATCCTGACGGGTTATCCCCAGGTCTCCCGGCACCGCGCCTTCCGCACCCACACCGAAGCCTTGCCATGGCGCGATGCGCCTGAAGACCTCGCGGCCTGGGAACAGGGGCGCACCGGCTTCCCGATCATCGATGCCGCCATGCGCCAGTTGCTGGACACCGGGTGGATGCACAACCGCCTGCGCATGATCGTTGCCATGTTTCTCAGCAAGAACCTGCTGATCGACTGGCGCAAAGGCGAACGGCATTTCATGCGCCATCTGATAGACGGTGACCTGGCGGCCAACAATGGTGGCTGGCAATGGAGCGCGTCCACCGGGACCGATGCAGTGCCCTACTTCCGCATCTTCAACCCGGTTTCGCAGTCTCAGCGCTTCGACCCGCAAGGGCGATTCATTCGCCACTGGGTACCGGAATTGCAAGCACTGGATGAGAAAGCCATTCATCAGCCCGTAAAGGCTGCGGATCTTTTTGCACCTAATTCGTATCACAATCCAATAGTCGATCTCGGCAGCAGTCGCCAGCGTGCATTGGAAGCCTTCAAAGGCCTTCCGCGCCGGCAGGATCAGGGGGCAGTATCGTGA